The nucleotide sequence cccacatacaagtatctccctttttttttttattaacgtggaggaaatccgcacgggcACCAGGttgcttctggggaaaagcggcgtggtagtgccggactccaaccgactaaaacctccacgatgaccgtcccggctgcgattgAAAGGGGCCCAGGAACCGGTGTGAGCGATACACCCCCCCCCCCGGTTCCCCTACCGGGCTGCTTTGCAGCCCCGGGGCGCTGAGCTAttgccagcgcctaagtttgcaccccacCGTGGGGCGCGGCAGACCTAGcgcgcctcaccgaagcgcgtccatggcctctgccgcgccctcgccggtcaatcctctcagggtgagagttcCGCACCCTCACCCTCTCCGCGGCCTCTTTTCGAAGCATAACTTGCTCACAGAAGGAGGTCACGGCCCTCCTCCTTCTCTCGCTTACCAACAATGCCTCGAGGATCGTCGGCGGCGAGAGGTCCCATCCGATTTCCGCGATGAGGTCGTGGCGCGGCCGCGCCCATGCCGGGCAGTAttccagcgtgtgttgcgccgaATCCACGCTCGCATCGCAGTGGTGGCAACGCGCGGTCGCCTCCTTCCCGATTCGGTGCAGATACTTACCGAAGCGCCGTatccggtgagcacctgcgtcaccCTGTATGTCAGAGGAGGTCCGCCGCCGTTCAACCAAACGTCCCAGTTTGGAAGGACGGCCCCGAGGATCCTTATCCCCGGTGCACCGGCTCTCGTGTCGAGGCTGGCGCGCCACCTGTCGAGCAAAGCTCGCTGAGCCCGAACCCTGAAGTCGGCGCCCTCCGGGCCCACCCCGCCCGACACACCCCGAGTGTGGAGGTAAATCTCACGACACCTCAGGGCCTGCAATTTAAACGGGGGGAACCCGGCGAGCACCGCCGCTGCCGCCGCCGAAATGGTGCGGAAACCCCTCACTACCCTGATGACCACCGTCCTGTGCAGCCTCCTGATCACTAGGAGCTTGCGACGGTTGGTCATCAGGTCCTCTGCCCAGATCGGAGCTCCGTAGAGAAGCTTCGATCGTACCACACCAGCGTACAGCCGGCGCACTCCGAATTCGGGCCCGTCCAGTCGAGGCAGCAAACGTCCTGAGGCGTTCGCCGTCGCCTCAACAGACGGCGCCAGGCGCTCGAAGCCAGCGCTGAAGGTCCAGTGGCTGTCGAGGGTTAGGCCCAGATACTTCATGCTGGTTCCGACCCCGATCTCAGCCCTCTCCAACCTCAGGCGATACGAGGCGTCCCGTGATCGGCCCTGCGGCAAAACCACATTGTCTCGGACTTCTCTGGGGACACCCTCAGTCCCAATTCCTTGATCTCGGCGACCACGCAGGCCACCGCCAACTCCGCCAAGCGGACGGATCTACCCCATGCCGTGCCCCAGACCAGCACCAACGTGTCGTCGGCCTAGCACGTCAGTGTCGAGTTCGGAGGCATCGGCGTCCGAAACACCGCGTCGTACGCGATGTTCCACAGCTATGGACCCAACACCGAACCCCGCGGTGTACAGCCCTCCCGGTCACCCCTCCGCCCCGGATGGTATAGACGATACTCCGGTCCCGGAGGAACGCCCAGACCACACCCCGCAGGTACGCGGGCATCCGATGAAATTCGAGGGCCCGGCATATCCTGTCCCAGGGGATGCTGTTAAAGGCGTTGACCACGTCCAGCGACACGTCCAACGCCACGTAACCATGTCGCTCGGCCCCCTCGACAAAGGAGCGGACGCGGGCGACGGTGTCGGTCGTAGACCGCCCTCTCAGAAGACCGAACTGGCCTTCGTGCAGTCCGGGCTCACTCCGGGACAGATGCGACTCCAGGCGGGCAGCCAACACTCTCTCCAGCAGCTTGCCCGCCTCGTCCAAAAGGCACACCGGCCGAAAGGCGGAAGGCGAGTCCGGGGAGCGCCCCGGCTTCGACAGTAGGACCCTCCGCCCCTCCTTCCACGACGCGGGGAATTCACCCCGAGACAGGCATCCGTTGAACAGACACATTAGTCTCGGGGCCAAGACGCCGGCGACGTCCTTCTACAGGCGGACCGGGACTCCACCGGGACCCGGTGCTTTCCGCGCTCTGATCCTCCCGACGGTCCCGGCCAGTTCTTCCTCGGTGACCCTCAATTCCGGGCTTCACCTTCCCGCGGAGACACGTGGTTCTTCTTCTGGCGGTTGAGGCTCCTGCTCCTCCTCTTCGGTAGGGCTGCCATCTCCCTCGTTCGCTGCTCCCGGGAACACGGTGCTGACGACCTTGTCCAGGAATCGAGGGTCCATGCTCTCCGTTAAGGGAGGCGCCCATGGGCGGAGTTTGTTCAATACCAGTTTGGAAGGGCGCCCCCAGGGGTCAGAGTCGAGGCTGGCCCGCCTCTTCGCCTCCTTGATGGCTCGTTGCAGGAGCCTTCGCGCTTCGCTGTAGGCCTCGTACAGACGAGCCACCGTGTCTTCGCCCACCCGCCGCCTACGGCGGGATCTGGTGTACCGACGCCGGGCGCGGATGCATGTCTCGAGGAGACGAGCTATCTCCTCGGACCACCGGCGCTGCGCGGCGCGGGGCTCCAGACCGCGGCATACACGAATCGCAGATCGCGTGCATGTCGCGCCTCAGCCGAGTCGCTCCCGCTTCCGCGTCCTCGTCGGCCCTGGATTTTTCTAACCAAGCGACGGCTATAGCGGCCGCCACCATGAAGTCCTCGTCGCGGCGGGTCACCGCCCACCGCGGGAATCTTCTTCTCCTTCCCGGTGGGCTGATGAGCCCGCGCGCACTCAACGAACGGTCGCCCATCACGCCGCCAACCGCCACCTCCATGAAGatgtagaggtggtccgagAGGGTTAGCTCCGGGGAGACCCCCAACCGGAAAcacggcgggatgcggcagggTTTGCCCATGTGAGGTCCACTATGGACTCTCCCCGTCACGCACGTACTGGACGACCCCCGGTTCATAAGCCGCAGGTCGAGTGCGGCCGCCCAGTCCTGTACGTCGCGCCCCCTTCCCTTGGTCCTGCGGGTGCCCCACGCCGTTGAGTGGGCGTTGAAGCCCCCGAGGACCAGTGACGGGCAGGCACCCAAGCGCCTCGCGCAAGCTGCGAGCCCGTCCAGGGAGGAGGCGTATTCTGTCCGGCTGATGTTGGGTGACACGTAGACGGCCACCACTGCCAGGTCGCCCCATTTCACGGCCACAAAGCCCCGTCCCCGCTCGATCACCGAGCAGGAGGGGCTCCCCGCGATCCCGGTCCAGAACACGGCGACCGAACCGATCAGATCCTCAGCGTCTCGTGACGCGTCCAGAATGCTGTACGGCTCGGCCACTGCCGCCAGAGCGATCCGCCGCTCCGTCAGGCTCTGGAACATTAAATCCTGAGCCCGGCGGGAACGGTTGAGATTGCGCTGCAGGAGCAGTTGTCCTCCTCCTCTTCTACCGCTCAGGTCGGGGAAGGCTCCATCTCCATAGCCTCCTCCGGGCCGTTCCCCTCACCGTCGTTGTGTCCACCTTCTCTGTCCTCTCTTCTGTCCCTCATGGGGTCAGTTGACGGCGGTATCGTTTCCTTCCTCTTCGCCGCGTCCCCACCGTTGCCTGAAATGGTCTTTGGTTCCTGTGCGGTCCTCCTCTTACGGGCAGGCGGTTTGCATGCCGGTGACCCCATACGGTGGGACGCGGGCATTCCCAGGTCCGCGCACACCGGACACATGGGTAGCAGCACTCCGGTCGGCCGTCGATGTGCAATCCCAGCGCACGTGACCCGACTCCATGCACCTGAATCATTGGAGTC is from Bombus vancouverensis nearcticus chromosome 17, iyBomVanc1_principal, whole genome shotgun sequence and encodes:
- the LOC143303938 gene encoding uncharacterized protein LOC143303938 encodes the protein MFQSLTERRIALAAVAEPYSILDASRDAEDLIGSVAVFWTGIAGSPSCSVIERGRGFVAVKWGDLAVVAVYVSPNISRTEYASSLDGLAACARRLGACPSLVLGGFNAHSTAWGTRRTKGRGRDVQDWAAALDLRLMNRGSSSTCVTGRVHSGPHMGKPCRIPPCFRLGVSPELTLSDHLYIFMEVAVGGVMGDRSLSARGLISPPGRRRRFPRWAVTRRDEDFMVAAAIAVAWLEKSRADEDAEAGATRLRRDMHAICDSCMPRSGAPRRAAPVVRGDSSSPRDMHPRPASVHQIPP